A window of Microcystis aeruginosa FD4 contains these coding sequences:
- a CDS encoding DUF2079 domain-containing protein — protein MHKKNALFWLIGCATIILFICSAIRHILFQSNALDLGWFDQGVYLISQGKPPIISFVDYHILGDHIAFILYPIALLYKIYPSVYWLLFLQAFSLSLAVFPLWQLAIEAGLKEKQAYTLALVYLLYPLIFNVNLFDFHPEVIAVPAIFWTVLAARLNNLWGFCLGIIIILGCKAILSLTLLGMGLWLLLWEKKKISGIIAMISGILWFIITTKLLIPLLTGKSAVIEMADSRYSYLGDSLPAIIFNLFLKPDLVLGKIFTGNNLEYLILLIIPLVWGLSWRYSAPIIAAIPALALNLLADHAPQKNLTTQYSLPILPFLFLAVIATLAHNSNWLKQPKWIITWAIIAFFALAKYGYFWSLYLNSLDTWAATQKALTQITTSESVLTTSRIAPHLTHREMIKLAIEGSQSLDLNQFNYILLDRRHPGWSSSPELIDDHLNKLNQNDNFRLILNQDDVFLYRALTTPQETK, from the coding sequence ATGCACAAAAAAAATGCTTTATTTTGGTTGATTGGTTGCGCTACAATAATCCTGTTTATTTGCAGTGCTATCAGACATATTTTATTTCAATCTAATGCTCTCGATCTTGGTTGGTTCGATCAAGGAGTTTACTTAATTTCTCAAGGTAAACCACCGATTATATCTTTTGTTGACTACCATATTTTAGGCGATCATATCGCTTTTATTCTCTATCCTATAGCCTTACTTTATAAAATTTATCCTAGCGTTTATTGGCTGCTTTTCTTACAAGCTTTTTCCCTTTCCCTTGCTGTTTTTCCCCTCTGGCAATTGGCAATAGAAGCGGGATTAAAAGAAAAACAAGCTTATACATTAGCCTTAGTTTATCTGCTCTATCCCCTGATTTTTAACGTTAATCTTTTTGATTTTCATCCCGAAGTTATCGCAGTGCCAGCGATTTTTTGGACGGTTTTAGCGGCAAGATTAAATAATCTCTGGGGATTTTGTCTAGGAATCATTATTATTCTTGGTTGTAAAGCAATTCTCTCTTTAACATTGTTGGGAATGGGGCTCTGGTTACTTCTCTGGGAAAAGAAAAAAATATCGGGAATAATTGCTATGATTAGCGGCATTCTTTGGTTTATTATCACCACGAAATTATTAATCCCTCTCCTAACAGGAAAATCGGCAGTTATTGAAATGGCTGATTCTCGATATAGTTATCTAGGAGATAGTTTGCCAGCAATTATCTTTAATTTGTTCCTCAAACCCGATCTAGTCTTGGGAAAAATCTTTACTGGCAATAATCTAGAATACCTAATCCTATTAATTATTCCCTTAGTTTGGGGTTTATCCTGGCGCTATTCTGCCCCAATAATTGCCGCTATTCCCGCACTCGCTTTAAATTTATTGGCAGATCATGCCCCACAAAAAAACTTAACCACTCAATATTCCCTGCCAATTTTGCCCTTTTTATTTCTAGCGGTTATCGCCACTTTAGCCCATAATAGTAACTGGTTGAAACAGCCTAAATGGATAATTACTTGGGCAATTATTGCCTTTTTTGCCTTAGCTAAATACGGCTATTTCTGGTCACTGTATTTAAATTCCCTTGATACTTGGGCAGCTACCCAAAAAGCTCTAACCCAAATTACCACCAGTGAGAGTGTCTTGACTACTTCTAGAATTGCCCCCCATCTTACCCATCGAGAAATGATCAAATTAGCGATCGAAGGTTCCCAATCCCTAGATTTAAATCAATTTAATTATATCCTACTCGATCGCCGTCATCCCGGTTGGTCTAGTTCACCAGAACTAATTGATGATCACTTAAATAAACTGAATCAAAATGACAACTTTCGGTTAATCCTTAATCAGGATGATGTGTTTTTATATCGGGCCTTGACAACCCCTCAAGAAACAAAATAA
- the miaA gene encoding tRNA (adenosine(37)-N6)-dimethylallyltransferase MiaA — protein MTTSSLPILIVICGATATGKSSLALQLAEKFNSVILSADSRQIYREFNIGTAKPSLEECQRIPHYLIDICDPQDNFTLAQYQEQAEDLINNLHYSPLFLVGGTGLYIKSIVKGLKIPRVSPQPDLRQQLQALGQSYLYQILMQVDEEAAKKIHPHDQVRTLRALEVFYLTGKPISSQQGENPPTYPILQIGLDSSPESLGKRITVRTHQMIARGLVAEVQNLGDKYGWDLPLLQTLGYAEIKQYLLGEISLEQAIDLIILHTRQFAKRQRTWFRADADIVWFPIDKENLLESVERKIILFLEGLSRPDIKTHHPD, from the coding sequence ATGACTACTTCCTCTTTACCTATTTTAATTGTTATTTGTGGGGCAACTGCCACGGGAAAATCCAGTTTAGCCCTACAATTGGCCGAAAAGTTTAATTCAGTAATTCTCAGCGCCGATTCCCGACAAATCTATCGAGAATTTAATATTGGTACCGCTAAACCTAGCTTAGAAGAATGTCAGCGGATTCCCCATTATCTAATTGATATTTGTGATCCTCAAGATAATTTTACCCTAGCACAATACCAAGAACAAGCTGAGGATTTAATCAACAATCTCCACTATTCTCCTCTGTTTTTGGTCGGTGGTACGGGACTTTATATCAAGTCCATTGTCAAAGGTTTAAAAATACCGAGGGTTTCTCCTCAACCGGATTTAAGACAGCAATTACAAGCTTTAGGACAATCCTATCTTTATCAAATTCTGATGCAGGTAGATGAAGAGGCCGCTAAAAAAATTCATCCCCATGATCAGGTGAGAACTTTACGCGCTTTGGAGGTTTTTTATCTGACAGGAAAACCTATCTCTAGTCAGCAGGGAGAAAATCCCCCCACTTATCCAATTTTACAAATTGGGTTAGATTCTTCCCCAGAAAGTTTAGGCAAGCGGATCACTGTTCGTACTCATCAAATGATCGCCAGGGGATTAGTAGCAGAGGTGCAGAATTTGGGGGATAAATACGGTTGGGATTTGCCACTTTTGCAGACTTTGGGTTATGCAGAGATTAAGCAATATCTCCTCGGGGAAATTTCTTTAGAACAGGCGATCGATCTAATTATCCTCCACACCCGTCAATTTGCTAAACGTCAGCGCACTTGGTTTCGTGCCGATGCTGATATTGTCTGGTTTCCCATCGATAAAGAAAATTTATTGGAATCGGTGGAACGAAAAATTATTTTGTTTCTTGAGGGGTTGTCAAGGCCCGATATAAAAACACATCATCCTGATTAA
- the ftsH3 gene encoding ATP-dependent zinc metalloprotease FtsH3: MNKNGNNKKWRNAGLYALLLIVVLALASAFFDRQPAVQQTWKYSEFLQEVREGKVETVRLSADRQRAIVPTQDGTNVLVNLPNDPQLINILAENNVDIAVLPQREEGVWVRAFSSLFFPILLLVGLFFLLRRAQSGPGSQAMNFGKSKARVQMEPQTQVTFGDVAGIEGAKLELNEVVDFLKNADRFTAIGAKIPKGVLLVGPPGTGKTLLARAVAGEAGVPFFSISGSEFVEMFVGVGASRVRDLFEQAKANAPCIVFIDEIDAVGRQRGAGLGGGNDEREQTLNQLLTEMDGFEGNTGIIIIAATNRPDVLDAALLRPGRFDRQVVVDRPDYAGRKEILNVHSRGKTLSQDVDLDKIARRTPGFTGADLANLLNEAAILAARRNLTEISMDEINDAIDRVLAGPEKKNRVMSEKRKTLVAYHEAGHALVGALMPDYDPVQKISIIPRGRAGGLTWFTPSEDRMESGLYSRAYLQNQMAVALGGRLAEEIIFGEEEVTTGASNDLQQVARVARQMVTRFGMSDRLGPVALGRQNGNVFLGRDIASDRDFSDETAAAIDEEVRNLVEQAYRRAKEVLVNNRAILDQLAQMLVEKETVDAEELQNILAHNDVKMAALA; encoded by the coding sequence GTGAACAAAAACGGTAATAACAAAAAATGGCGCAATGCGGGACTATATGCCCTATTGTTAATCGTAGTCCTTGCCTTGGCCTCAGCTTTCTTTGATCGCCAGCCAGCAGTGCAACAAACTTGGAAGTATAGTGAATTTTTACAAGAAGTACGGGAAGGTAAAGTAGAAACCGTGCGCTTAAGCGCCGACCGGCAACGGGCGATCGTACCCACCCAAGATGGCACAAATGTATTAGTTAACCTGCCCAACGATCCGCAATTAATCAACATCTTGGCAGAAAATAACGTTGATATTGCCGTACTGCCCCAAAGAGAAGAAGGAGTATGGGTAAGAGCCTTCAGTAGCCTCTTTTTCCCCATTTTACTTCTTGTTGGTCTATTTTTCTTGCTCCGTCGCGCCCAAAGTGGCCCTGGTTCCCAAGCGATGAACTTCGGCAAATCGAAAGCAAGAGTACAGATGGAACCCCAAACCCAGGTTACTTTCGGTGATGTGGCCGGGATTGAAGGGGCAAAATTAGAATTAAACGAAGTGGTAGATTTCCTGAAAAATGCTGATCGCTTCACGGCAATTGGGGCAAAAATCCCCAAAGGAGTCCTTTTAGTCGGTCCTCCGGGTACTGGTAAAACCCTGCTCGCTCGCGCGGTAGCTGGCGAAGCGGGAGTCCCGTTTTTTAGCATTTCCGGTTCGGAATTCGTGGAAATGTTCGTCGGGGTGGGTGCTTCTCGCGTCCGCGACCTATTTGAACAAGCGAAAGCAAATGCACCTTGTATCGTCTTTATCGATGAGATTGATGCTGTCGGTCGTCAACGGGGTGCCGGTTTAGGGGGTGGTAACGATGAACGGGAACAAACCCTCAACCAATTATTGACGGAAATGGACGGTTTTGAAGGTAATACAGGTATTATCATTATCGCCGCCACTAACCGTCCCGATGTGTTGGATGCCGCTTTATTACGTCCGGGTCGTTTTGATCGCCAAGTGGTGGTAGATCGTCCCGATTACGCTGGCCGTAAGGAAATCCTTAATGTCCACTCCAGAGGCAAAACTTTGTCCCAAGACGTGGATCTCGATAAAATCGCCCGTCGTACCCCCGGTTTTACTGGTGCGGATCTGGCCAATTTGCTCAACGAAGCCGCAATTTTAGCGGCACGTCGCAATTTAACCGAGATTTCCATGGATGAGATCAACGATGCGATCGATCGTGTCCTGGCCGGTCCTGAGAAGAAAAATCGCGTCATGAGTGAAAAACGCAAAACTTTAGTTGCTTACCATGAAGCTGGTCACGCTTTGGTGGGTGCTTTAATGCCGGATTATGATCCTGTCCAGAAAATTAGTATTATTCCTCGCGGTCGCGCCGGGGGTTTAACTTGGTTCACTCCTAGCGAGGATCGCATGGAATCCGGGTTATATTCTCGCGCTTATCTGCAAAATCAGATGGCTGTAGCTTTGGGGGGTCGTTTAGCTGAAGAAATTATCTTCGGTGAGGAGGAAGTGACTACGGGTGCTTCTAATGACCTGCAACAGGTGGCACGAGTAGCGCGGCAAATGGTCACTCGTTTCGGCATGAGCGATCGCCTGGGGCCGGTGGCCTTAGGTCGTCAAAATGGTAATGTTTTCCTAGGTCGTGATATCGCTTCCGATCGAGATTTCTCCGATGAAACTGCGGCAGCTATTGACGAGGAGGTGCGTAACCTAGTGGAACAGGCCTATCGTCGCGCTAAAGAGGTTTTAGTCAATAACCGCGCCATCTTGGACCAGTTAGCGCAAATGTTAGTGGAAAAAGAAACCGTGGACGCGGAGGAGTTACAAAATATCCTCGCTCATAACGATGTGAAAATGGCGGCTTTAGCTTAA
- a CDS encoding DUF29 domain-containing protein, which translates to MLSTAKKLYDTDFNLWVEETANLLKEGKWEYLDLENLIEEIEAMGRSDKKALKSNLEKLLLHILKWKYQPSKRSHSWQYSITEHCLRLLEVFEDSPSLKVYFEEVFDKCYQNACLLAARETGLDKKNFPELCPFAKTDILNPEYLPDQY; encoded by the coding sequence ATGCTATCTACTGCCAAGAAACTTTACGACACAGACTTTAATCTTTGGGTAGAAGAAACCGCTAACCTACTTAAAGAAGGTAAGTGGGAGTACCTCGATTTAGAAAATCTGATTGAGGAAATTGAGGCAATGGGTAGAAGTGATAAAAAGGCTTTGAAAAGTAATTTAGAAAAGCTATTGCTTCACATCCTTAAATGGAAGTATCAACCCTCTAAACGGTCTCATAGTTGGCAGTATTCTATCACCGAACACTGTTTGAGATTGTTAGAAGTTTTTGAAGATAGCCCCAGTCTCAAGGTATATTTTGAGGAAGTTTTTGATAAGTGTTATCAAAATGCTTGCCTACTTGCCGCTAGAGAAACAGGGTTAGATAAGAAAAATTTTCCTGAGCTCTGTCCTTTTGCCAAAACTGATATCCTCAATCCTGAATATCTACCGGATCAATACTAA
- the lipB gene encoding lipoyl(octanoyl) transferase LipB has translation MNAQKIPRLCGLKIQAITPYSLAWAHQRSLVEARIANPNLPDILLLLEHPPVYTLGTGSDIKFIKFNLDKTDKEVYRIERGGQVTYHCPGQLVGYPILNLRYYRQDLHWYLRQLEEVILQTIAIYGLSGSRIGGLTGVWVEGYKIAAIGIKVSRWITYHGFAINVCPDLSGFAEIIPCGIANKPVGSLRQFLPNISLRQVQQDLSRVFASVFGVELFSLDKD, from the coding sequence ATGAATGCACAAAAAATACCTCGTCTCTGTGGGCTAAAAATTCAGGCAATTACTCCCTATTCTCTCGCTTGGGCGCACCAGCGATCGCTGGTGGAGGCGAGAATTGCTAATCCTAACTTGCCCGACATTTTGCTCCTACTGGAACATCCCCCCGTTTACACCCTCGGTACCGGTTCAGATATTAAGTTTATTAAATTTAATCTTGACAAAACCGACAAAGAGGTGTACAGAATCGAGCGAGGAGGCCAAGTCACCTATCACTGTCCGGGGCAGTTAGTGGGCTATCCGATTCTCAATTTGCGCTATTATCGGCAGGATTTACACTGGTATTTGCGACAATTGGAAGAAGTCATCCTGCAAACTATCGCTATTTATGGATTGTCGGGGTCAAGAATCGGAGGCTTGACAGGGGTATGGGTAGAAGGGTATAAAATAGCGGCGATCGGTATTAAAGTTAGTCGTTGGATTACCTATCATGGTTTTGCCATCAATGTTTGTCCGGATTTAAGCGGGTTTGCCGAGATTATTCCCTGTGGGATTGCTAATAAACCCGTGGGCAGTTTACGGCAGTTTCTGCCTAATATTAGTCTTAGGCAAGTACAGCAAGATTTATCGAGAGTTTTCGCCTCAGTTTTCGGTGTGGAATTATTTTCTCTTGACAAGGATTAA
- a CDS encoding pentapeptide repeat-containing protein has product MSDRKDPEKLAAENRDDNPENKGKAGLSPPDASEYVSSLSSRNPLRQRILLLKDLRPGNAGLLLAPLMVMTIGLVFSWDWLGFSGAIVAILISLQVILPSIRQWIAHYLTPSERQTVFAFMVFIAALAALGKYLGVYERIWRWLESFKYDEFGSWAEWVGALGQIMIAVLAVYVAWEQYVISKDLTIQQNRITQQQTIDSYFQGISDLALDEEGFLEDWPQERAIAEGRTASILSSVDAAGKAKILRFLSQSRLLSPIKRDRYLGRPILDGEGGYAEDREFGTRVVQLGVMLAGADISGQDLRWTDLSEANMVRADLSYSDLVKANVSRTILYEANLRGADMKGMRLFYGSLENATPRSRTIPPNYDRGEHTGAVVENVNFTGVKNMSEEQRHYCCRWCGEKSRATIPGGCADIANLLGR; this is encoded by the coding sequence ATGAGCGATCGCAAAGACCCAGAAAAACTCGCCGCAGAAAACAGGGACGATAACCCCGAAAATAAGGGTAAAGCCGGTTTATCGCCCCCCGATGCCTCCGAATACGTCTCCTCTTTATCTTCCCGTAATCCTCTGCGTCAGCGCATCCTACTATTAAAAGATCTTCGACCGGGTAACGCAGGGTTACTACTGGCCCCCCTGATGGTGATGACCATCGGCCTGGTCTTTAGCTGGGACTGGTTAGGCTTTTCTGGGGCGATAGTAGCGATCTTAATATCTTTACAGGTGATTTTACCCTCTATTCGCCAGTGGATCGCCCATTATCTCACCCCCTCTGAACGTCAGACGGTTTTCGCTTTTATGGTTTTTATAGCTGCTCTGGCAGCATTAGGGAAATATTTAGGGGTTTACGAGCGAATATGGCGATGGTTGGAGAGTTTTAAATACGATGAGTTTGGTTCCTGGGCCGAGTGGGTGGGGGCTTTGGGACAGATTATGATCGCCGTGTTAGCCGTCTATGTGGCCTGGGAACAGTACGTTATTTCTAAGGATTTAACCATACAACAAAATCGCATTACCCAACAACAGACGATCGATTCCTATTTTCAAGGGATTTCCGATTTAGCCTTGGATGAGGAGGGATTTTTAGAAGATTGGCCCCAGGAAAGAGCGATCGCAGAAGGTCGCACCGCTTCCATCCTCAGCAGTGTCGATGCCGCCGGGAAAGCGAAAATACTGCGTTTTTTGAGTCAATCGCGGCTATTATCACCGATTAAACGCGATCGTTATCTGGGCCGACCGATTCTAGACGGGGAAGGGGGTTATGCGGAGGATCGAGAGTTCGGTACAAGAGTAGTACAATTGGGGGTAATGTTAGCAGGGGCCGACATTTCTGGACAGGATCTGCGCTGGACGGATTTAAGCGAAGCGAATATGGTGCGGGCCGATTTAAGTTATAGCGATTTGGTGAAAGCAAATGTATCGCGGACAATTCTCTACGAAGCTAATTTAAGAGGGGCCGATATGAAAGGGATGCGTTTATTTTATGGTTCCCTAGAAAATGCTACCCCCCGCAGTCGTACCATTCCCCCCAATTATGACAGAGGAGAACACACGGGAGCAGTGGTAGAAAATGTCAATTTTACCGGGGTGAAAAACATGAGCGAGGAACAACGTCACTATTGTTGTCGTTGGTGTGGGGAAAAGTCCCGCGCAACCATTCCGGGGGGATGTGCTGATATTGCCAATCTTTTGGGCCGATAA
- a CDS encoding homocysteine biosynthesis protein: MRTIAEINDKIAKKTAVVWTVEELKSRVTEMGIKEVFSQVDVVCTGTFEPMESSGAIINLGQTDPPIKIRQCWLDGIPAYAGFGAVDLYLGASAISDLAAKNENLEGENPERGGGHIIEDLIAGKSLQLRAVGQATDCYPRASFETIISKDTINQFYLFNPRNLYQNFIVGVNGGERTLYTYLGPLQPRLGNAVYSNPGAISPLLNDPDLEAIGIGTRIFLGGGIGYIAWEGTQHFPLQKRLQNRTPIGPASTLALIGDAKQMNARWVRGCYFKNYGASLMLGVAVPIPILNEEIVRHCAVKDEEIVAPVVDFSIPRRVRPTFGLITYAKLKSGRIMIEGKSVKVAPLASISLSREAALELKALIESGEFTLTEPVAKINLERTFIPQDRWGGKLSIE, translated from the coding sequence ATGAGAACAATCGCTGAAATCAACGACAAGATCGCTAAAAAAACGGCTGTAGTCTGGACAGTAGAGGAATTGAAAAGCCGCGTTACCGAGATGGGAATTAAGGAGGTTTTTTCCCAAGTAGATGTGGTTTGTACGGGAACCTTTGAACCGATGGAATCTTCGGGGGCAATTATTAATTTAGGTCAGACGGATCCGCCGATAAAAATTCGTCAATGTTGGTTAGATGGGATTCCTGCTTATGCTGGTTTTGGGGCGGTGGATTTATATTTAGGAGCCAGTGCTATTAGTGATCTAGCGGCCAAAAATGAGAATTTAGAGGGAGAAAATCCCGAAAGGGGTGGCGGACATATTATTGAGGATTTAATCGCTGGAAAATCGCTGCAATTGCGTGCTGTTGGCCAGGCCACCGATTGTTATCCTCGTGCTTCTTTTGAAACGATTATTTCTAAGGATACTATCAATCAATTTTATCTTTTTAATCCTCGCAATCTCTACCAGAATTTTATCGTCGGAGTCAATGGGGGAGAGCGGACTTTATATACTTATTTGGGACCACTACAGCCGAGATTAGGTAATGCAGTGTATTCTAACCCCGGAGCAATTTCTCCCCTGTTAAATGACCCCGATTTAGAGGCTATAGGCATCGGTACGCGCATTTTTTTGGGAGGAGGAATCGGTTATATTGCCTGGGAAGGAACCCAACATTTTCCCCTGCAAAAACGCCTACAAAATCGCACTCCTATTGGACCCGCTTCCACCTTAGCCTTAATTGGGGATGCTAAACAAATGAATGCTCGCTGGGTGCGGGGTTGTTATTTCAAAAATTATGGGGCTTCTTTAATGTTAGGGGTAGCAGTACCGATTCCGATTTTAAACGAGGAAATCGTTCGACATTGTGCGGTAAAAGATGAGGAAATTGTCGCTCCAGTGGTAGATTTTTCCATTCCCCGGCGAGTCCGTCCTACCTTTGGTTTAATCACCTACGCTAAACTAAAAAGCGGTCGGATTATGATCGAGGGAAAAAGTGTCAAGGTGGCTCCTTTGGCCAGTATTTCCTTATCCCGTGAAGCCGCTTTAGAATTAAAAGCACTGATCGAATCGGGAGAATTTACCCTCACGGAACCTGTGGCCAAAATTAATCTAGAGCGGACTTTTATCCCCCAGGATCGTTGGGGTGGAAAATTATCAATTGAGTGA
- a CDS encoding class I SAM-dependent methyltransferase, translating into MTVTPVPASFNPVSGLVNRILGIKPLFDIARYQARNMMIKRAEKLGVPWRETVKQWQQRDWSQELQAVENPDLVYPEYYVCSFHAYEKGNLDWLPAFEVESAAYAVHSTIWPGAGIDGDPRLRREYHRILKEQIKAEINDIVDLGCSVGMSSFALQDTYPQARVTGLALSPYYLAVAQYQAQQKQKTIQWQHAAAEKTQLPSQSYDLVSSFLMFHELPQQATREIFAEARRLLRSGGYLTLMDMNPRSEIYRKMPPYVLTLLKSTEPYLDQYFTLDIEQALVEAGFQAPIITPTSPRHRAIVARVSES; encoded by the coding sequence ATGACAGTTACACCCGTTCCGGCCTCCTTTAATCCTGTTTCTGGTCTAGTTAACCGTATTCTCGGCATAAAACCGCTTTTTGACATCGCTCGCTATCAGGCCCGCAATATGATGATTAAAAGAGCCGAAAAACTAGGCGTACCTTGGCGAGAAACCGTCAAACAATGGCAGCAACGGGATTGGAGTCAGGAACTGCAAGCGGTAGAAAATCCCGATCTCGTCTATCCCGAATACTACGTTTGTTCTTTCCACGCTTACGAAAAGGGCAATTTAGACTGGTTGCCAGCTTTTGAGGTAGAATCTGCTGCCTATGCTGTCCATTCTACCATCTGGCCCGGGGCGGGGATTGACGGCGATCCGCGATTGCGACGGGAATATCACCGGATATTGAAGGAGCAAATCAAGGCAGAAATTAACGATATTGTCGATTTAGGCTGTAGTGTCGGCATGAGCAGCTTCGCACTGCAAGATACTTATCCTCAAGCGCGGGTAACTGGTTTAGCTCTCTCTCCCTACTATTTAGCCGTTGCCCAATACCAAGCTCAACAAAAACAAAAGACGATTCAATGGCAACACGCAGCCGCAGAAAAAACTCAATTACCTAGTCAGTCCTACGATCTGGTATCTTCGTTTTTAATGTTCCACGAACTACCCCAACAGGCTACTAGAGAAATTTTCGCCGAAGCGCGTCGTTTATTGCGATCGGGGGGTTATTTGACGCTGATGGATATGAATCCGCGCTCGGAAATTTATCGAAAAATGCCCCCTTATGTCCTCACCTTACTCAAGAGTACCGAACCCTATCTCGATCAATATTTTACTCTCGATATCGAACAGGCATTAGTTGAAGCGGGGTTTCAAGCACCGATCATTACCCCCACCAGTCCCCGACACCGGGCGATTGTTGCGCGGGTTTCCGAATCATAA
- a CDS encoding HupE/UreJ family protein: protein MKIIFRQSWTKILTIVPIFLLIFASKTLAHHAMGGQTPDNFWNGFLSGLAHPVIGLDHLAFVVASGLIAVGMEQGLLIPIAFAIATLIGTGIHLQGINLLFPEGIIALSVVIFGVILTLKKGLQNHSNLYTIALATLAMIGGIFHGYAYGESIIGVRVAALVAYLIGFTVMQLAIASGAFFLGSVIKEKLAKQATLISKLIGLAIMAIGTTFLVGIK from the coding sequence ATGAAGATAATTTTTCGTCAAAGTTGGACAAAGATATTAACTATTGTCCCTATCTTCCTGTTAATTTTTGCCAGCAAAACCCTCGCCCATCATGCCATGGGAGGGCAAACTCCCGATAATTTTTGGAACGGATTTTTATCGGGTTTAGCTCACCCGGTTATCGGTTTAGATCATTTAGCTTTTGTGGTGGCTAGTGGTTTAATTGCTGTGGGGATGGAACAGGGTTTATTAATTCCGATCGCTTTTGCGATTGCCACGTTAATCGGGACGGGTATTCATTTACAGGGGATAAATTTACTTTTTCCTGAAGGGATTATTGCCCTTTCTGTGGTGATTTTTGGTGTGATTTTAACCCTGAAAAAAGGTTTACAAAATCATTCTAATCTCTATACGATCGCTCTGGCAACTTTGGCAATGATCGGGGGAATTTTCCACGGTTATGCCTACGGAGAATCAATTATCGGGGTGCGGGTTGCCGCTTTAGTTGCCTATTTAATCGGTTTTACCGTCATGCAATTAGCGATCGCATCTGGTGCTTTTTTCCTTGGCAGTGTCATCAAGGAAAAATTAGCCAAGCAAGCAACTCTAATTAGTAAGTTAATTGGATTAGCAATTATGGCGATCGGTACAACTTTTTTAGTGGGAATTAAGTAA
- a CDS encoding Uma2 family endonuclease translates to MSQTLPKTVNFEEFVLWLPENSGLRYELHNGNIIEMAQPAGEHEEIKGFLTVKLSGIIDRLGLPYLIPNQAIVRPAGKNSGYFPDVLVLNRTNLAQEKLWKKESILRDGASIPLIIEVVSTNWRDDYYLKFADYEEMGIPEYWIVDYAALGGRNFLGTPKQPTISVCCLVEEEYQIRQFRDSDRLISQTFTELNLTVNQIFLSM, encoded by the coding sequence ATGAGCCAAACCTTACCTAAAACTGTTAATTTCGAGGAATTCGTCCTTTGGCTTCCTGAAAATTCTGGATTGCGTTATGAGCTACACAATGGAAATATTATTGAAATGGCACAACCCGCAGGAGAACACGAAGAAATCAAAGGATTTTTAACTGTTAAACTCAGTGGAATAATTGATAGACTAGGACTTCCTTATTTAATTCCTAACCAAGCGATTGTCAGACCTGCTGGTAAAAATTCTGGTTATTTTCCTGATGTATTAGTGCTAAATCGAACAAATCTTGCTCAGGAAAAATTATGGAAAAAAGAATCAATCCTTAGGGATGGTGCATCTATCCCTCTGATCATTGAAGTGGTATCGACTAACTGGCGTGATGATTACTACTTAAAATTTGCTGATTATGAAGAAATGGGTATTCCTGAATATTGGATTGTTGATTATGCAGCCTTGGGTGGGCGCAATTTTCTTGGCACTCCTAAACAACCGACAATCTCTGTTTGTTGCTTAGTTGAGGAAGAATATCAAATTCGACAATTTCGAGACAGCGATCGCCTGATCTCCCAGACTTTCACGGAATTAAATCTCACTGTCAATCAGATTTTCTTAAGTATGTAG